A genomic region of Metopolophium dirhodum isolate CAU chromosome 1, ASM1992520v1, whole genome shotgun sequence contains the following coding sequences:
- the LOC132934182 gene encoding uncharacterized protein LOC132934182 encodes MLRTSKQKFQPANVGETVRIRVPDVDRSKMDPQNILAVVLDIVDNDFYKLATKNGVINRLYTRNQFSVCKENLISITDVQRDVQISLREASTSNSLIGGQGYTRCNCKTKRTTKKCKCRNVGILCSTQCHYSLSCCNK; translated from the coding sequence ATGTTGCGAACTTCAAAACAAAAGTTTCAGCCGGCTAATGTTGGAGAAACTGTCCGTATTCGAGTTCCAGATGTTGATCGTAGTAAAATGGATccccaaaatattttagctGTAGTATTAGATATAGtagataatgatttttataaattagctaCCAAAAACGGTGTTATAAATCGATTATACACCAGAAACCAGTTTTCAGTGTgtaaagaaaatttaatatcaatcacTGATGTACAAAGGGATGTACAAATTTCTTTAAGGGAAGCTTCTACATCAAATTCATTGATTGGTGGGCAAGGATATACAAGATGTAACTGTAAAACAAAGCGTACTACAAAAAAGTGTAAATGTAGAAATGTTGGCATTTTATGTAGTACACAATGTCATTACAGTTTGTCATgctgtaataagtaa
- the LOC132934574 gene encoding kelch-like protein 3: protein MSTKRRAPVIGVLDGVMYAIGGACQELGSSVYLKSVETYSPITKVLSPIKDMHLSRFNSSVVTFKGSFYVIGGSDEFLDSVETYDLKTNTWILEPWPKSLVNVYGAVIFDMPSHLRIY from the exons ATGTCTACAAAACGCCGTGCCCCTGTTATAGGAGTCTTAGACGGTGTAATGTATGCTATTGGTGGTGCCTGTCAGGAACTCGGAAGTTCAGTGTATCTTAAAAGTGTTGAGACCTATTCACCAATTACTAAAGTTTTGTCTCCTATCAAAGATATGCACTTGTCCAGATTCAATTcaa gTGTTGTGACATTTAAGGGTTCGTTCTATGTTATTGGCGGATCTGATGAATTTTTGGATTCTGTAGAAACCTATGACCTTAAAACCAATACCTGGATCTTGGAACCATGGCCGAAAAGTTTAGTGAATGTTTATGGGGCAGTAATATTCGATATGCCATCACATTTGAGAATATATTAG